In Methanosphaera sp. ISO3-F5, a genomic segment contains:
- the trpB gene encoding tryptophan synthase subunit beta: MKYDGKFGKYGGIFIPELLIPAIEELEDAFYKFKDDEKFLEELEFYLKEFAGRPSGLYYAENLSDKLGCKIYLKREDMLHTGAHKINNAIGQGLLAKYMGKTELIAETGAGQHGIATAVIGAKLGMKVKVFMGSTDVERQKLNVFRMELSGAEVIPVDMGSKTLKDSINEAFRYWISNLETTHYLIGTTMGPHPYPTMVKYFQSVIGKEAREQILELEGKLPDTVIACVGGGSNAMGIFSGFVDDEDVDLIGVEAGGEGTDTLKHGATITNGTEGILHGSLSLVLQNDDGQISETSSVSAGLDYPGVGPEHAYLHSINRAQYVPINNSEALDALQLLCETEGIIPALESSHALAYAVKYAKMEENKGKTIIVNLSGRGDKDMFTVAKELGVEI; this comes from the coding sequence ATGAAATATGATGGAAAATTTGGAAAATATGGTGGAATATTCATACCAGAATTACTTATTCCAGCAATAGAAGAATTAGAAGATGCATTCTATAAGTTTAAGGATGATGAAAAATTCCTGGAAGAACTTGAATTTTATCTTAAAGAATTTGCAGGTAGACCAAGTGGATTATATTATGCAGAAAACCTATCTGATAAATTGGGTTGTAAAATATATCTTAAAAGAGAAGACATGTTACATACTGGTGCACATAAAATAAACAATGCAATAGGACAAGGTTTATTAGCAAAGTATATGGGAAAAACAGAACTTATCGCTGAAACTGGTGCCGGTCAACATGGAATAGCAACAGCAGTTATTGGAGCCAAATTAGGGATGAAAGTTAAAGTTTTCATGGGATCTACAGATGTTGAAAGACAAAAACTTAATGTATTTCGTATGGAATTATCAGGTGCAGAAGTAATACCTGTTGATATGGGATCAAAAACCCTTAAAGATTCAATTAACGAGGCATTCAGGTACTGGATTTCAAATTTAGAAACGACACATTATCTTATTGGTACAACAATGGGTCCTCATCCATATCCAACAATGGTTAAATACTTCCAAAGTGTTATAGGAAAAGAAGCTCGTGAACAGATACTTGAGCTTGAAGGAAAATTACCTGACACAGTAATTGCTTGTGTTGGTGGTGGAAGTAATGCCATGGGAATTTTCAGTGGATTTGTTGATGATGAAGATGTGGATCTTATTGGTGTAGAGGCTGGTGGAGAAGGAACTGACACTTTAAAACATGGTGCTACAATAACTAATGGAACGGAAGGAATTCTTCATGGCTCTTTATCACTAGTTTTACAAAATGATGATGGTCAAATTAGTGAAACAAGCAGTGTATCGGCCGGATTAGATTATCCTGGTGTAGGCCCGGAACATGCATACTTACATAGTATTAACAGAGCACAGTATGTGCCAATTAATAATTCGGAAGCATTAGATGCTTTACAATTGCTTTGTGAAACTGAAGGAATTATACCTGCACTGGAAAGTTCACATGCTCTGGCTTATGCGGTTAAATATGCTAAAATGGAAGAGAATAAAGGAAAAACAATAATTGTTAACTTATCTGGTAGAGGAGATAAGGATATGTTTACTGTTGCTAAAGAGTTAGGGGTGGAAATATGA
- a CDS encoding phosphoribosylanthranilate isomerase, whose product MTIKIKVCGMTNIKETNKLAKLNIDHIGFINIRRSKRYITIDEINNLQKHINDKGLSTLVLEPKNAYEVITSISNTQISNIQLHSLNNFDIRYIKWLNQYNMRYVNTTKVIGLQNTLNANKMMELKKYALYSDNILLDYIKGGLTGGTNTQIPIETAIKASQIIKKENGNTEVTLAGGLNLEYLESIQDKLHYFNRIDLNSGVENTPGRKNIQKIKKIVKLVNET is encoded by the coding sequence ATGACCATTAAAATAAAAGTATGTGGAATGACCAATATAAAAGAAACAAATAAGTTAGCAAAATTAAATATTGACCACATAGGTTTTATAAATATCAGAAGATCAAAAAGATACATTACAATAGATGAAATAAATAATCTTCAAAAGCATATTAATGATAAAGGATTATCAACACTCGTATTAGAACCCAAAAATGCTTATGAAGTTATAACTAGTATAAGTAATACACAAATATCCAACATACAATTACATTCACTAAATAATTTTGATATTCGGTATATAAAATGGTTAAATCAATACAATATGAGATACGTTAATACAACAAAAGTTATAGGACTACAAAATACTTTAAATGCAAATAAAATGATGGAATTGAAGAAATATGCATTATACTCTGATAACATCTTACTCGATTATATTAAAGGAGGACTTACTGGAGGAACAAATACACAGATTCCAATAGAAACTGCGATAAAAGCAAGTCAAATAATTAAAAAAGAAAACGGAAATACTGAAGTTACTTTAGCAGGTGGATTAAATCTCGAGTACTTGGAAAGTATTCAAGACAAATTACACTACTTTAACCGAATAGATTTAAATAGCGGAGTAGAAAATACACCCGGACGAAAAAATATCCAAAAAATAAAAAAAATAGTAAAATTAGTTAATGAAACGTGA
- a CDS encoding indole-3-glycerol-phosphate synthase → MNIIEKILMNKRKILSQQKNKKTLTEMKKEAEDHTSTTDNKFRFQEKLKDKTSTKLVAEYKPASPSQGNISTLKPEEVIPLYDSNPVDMISILTEESYFKSSLNNFRKAEQLTDKPLLRKDFVIDEYMIYEAALNNASCILLITGICPNIEEYLSITEDLGLDAIVECHSKKDIEETEELNPKIIGINNRNLSTLSIDLETTRKLKQYVPNYLISESGVQNVNDAMQLKSYGADAILVGTSILKGKNDEEITQYITQLSKALQK, encoded by the coding sequence ATGAACATAATTGAAAAAATACTGATGAACAAAAGAAAAATACTATCTCAACAAAAAAATAAAAAAACACTAACAGAGATGAAAAAAGAAGCAGAAGACCATACTTCAACCACAGACAACAAATTCAGATTTCAAGAAAAGCTAAAAGATAAAACATCAACAAAACTAGTAGCAGAATACAAACCAGCAAGTCCATCACAAGGAAATATCAGCACCCTAAAACCAGAAGAAGTTATACCATTATATGATTCAAACCCCGTAGATATGATATCCATCCTAACAGAAGAATCATACTTTAAAAGTAGCCTAAACAATTTCAGAAAAGCAGAACAACTAACAGATAAACCATTACTACGAAAAGACTTCGTAATTGATGAATACATGATATATGAAGCAGCACTAAACAATGCAAGTTGCATACTCCTAATAACAGGAATATGTCCGAACATAGAGGAATACTTAAGTATAACAGAAGATCTTGGTTTAGATGCAATTGTAGAATGCCATTCAAAAAAAGACATTGAAGAAACAGAAGAATTAAATCCAAAAATTATTGGAATAAATAATAGAAACTTATCCACACTCAGCATAGACCTAGAAACTACCAGAAAACTAAAACAATACGTCCCAAATTATTTAATCTCTGAAAGTGGGGTGCAAAATGTTAATGATGCTATGCAATTAAAAAGTTACGGAGCAGATGCAATACTAGTGGGAACAAGTATATTAAAAGGAAAAAATGATGAAGAAATTACACAATACATAACACAATTAAGTAAAGCTCTACAAAAATAA
- a CDS encoding aminodeoxychorismate/anthranilate synthase component II, which translates to MILIIDNYDSFTYNLYQLVSKFTEDIIVKRNDEITIAEIRTLKPSHIIISPGPGNPNIKRDFGVCGDVIEEFKNIPILGVCLGHQGIFIEYGGKIINHLPVHGKKDTIIHTKSDIFHDVPEEFEIIRYHSLICDSTYIPNDIKVTSKTKDNIIMSIEHKKYPTYGLQFHPESIGSSYGETIIKNFLELQG; encoded by the coding sequence ATGATACTGATTATTGATAATTATGATTCATTCACATACAATTTATATCAGTTAGTAAGCAAATTCACAGAAGATATCATTGTAAAAAGAAACGATGAAATTACAATTGCAGAAATCAGAACACTTAAACCATCCCATATCATCATATCACCAGGCCCAGGAAATCCTAACATTAAACGAGACTTTGGAGTATGTGGAGATGTAATAGAAGAATTTAAAAATATTCCAATACTGGGTGTTTGTCTTGGTCATCAAGGTATTTTCATTGAATATGGTGGAAAAATTATTAACCATTTACCAGTACATGGTAAAAAAGACACAATAATCCATACGAAATCAGACATATTTCATGATGTTCCAGAGGAATTTGAAATAATACGTTACCATTCATTAATTTGTGACAGCACATACATACCAAATGATATTAAAGTTACCAGTAAAACCAAAGATAACATAATCATGTCAATTGAACATAAAAAATATCCTACTTATGGATTACAATTCCATCCAGAATCAATAGGAAGTTCATATGGTGAAACAATAATAAAAAATTTCTTAGAATTACAAGGTTGA
- a CDS encoding anthranilate synthase component I family protein, with amino-acid sequence MNIFGKIKKLIKKPKTMNIKINNPFKLFKNLYYNYKDTFLLESMESDNGLARYSIIGFNPVAKITAHNNKVTITTDTNTIKYESENPLLDLKELINNEYKEEGFRGGLLGYVSYESIKYFEQIPTHNSIYPDFEFGLFLDCIVYDNINNKCEYTTLNEDRRELIYRIYNQEHSNGILEYKILDEDLNQNEYEEKVVETKNLITEGEIFQSVISNAENIVLKGSKLPLYEHLREINPSPYMYHIKLGEREIIGSSPEMLMRLEKGIVESYPIAGTRPRGKNEKEDQELEESLLNDEKELAEHLMLVDLARNDIGKISRKDSVKVEEFYDIKKFSHVQHIVSHVTGEIAENLDAIDAFISLFPAGTLSGAPKIRAMEIINQKEKYARGPYGGAVGYFSLNGNADFAITIRTLTTYGQRAEIQAGAGIVYDSIPTSEYEECKRKRQAIVQALKESGVEVSQ; translated from the coding sequence GTGAATATTTTTGGCAAAATCAAAAAACTAATTAAAAAACCAAAAACAATGAACATTAAAATAAACAACCCATTCAAACTATTTAAAAACCTATACTACAACTACAAGGACACATTCCTACTAGAATCCATGGAATCAGACAATGGACTAGCAAGATACTCAATAATAGGATTCAACCCAGTAGCAAAAATAACAGCACATAACAACAAAGTAACAATAACAACAGACACAAATACAATAAAATACGAATCAGAAAATCCATTATTAGATTTAAAAGAATTAATAAATAACGAATACAAAGAAGAAGGATTCAGAGGCGGACTACTAGGATACGTATCATACGAATCAATAAAATACTTCGAACAAATACCAACACACAACAGCATATACCCAGACTTCGAATTCGGACTATTCCTAGACTGCATAGTATATGACAACATCAACAACAAATGTGAATACACAACACTAAACGAAGACAGACGAGAACTAATATACAGAATATATAACCAAGAACACAGCAACGGCATACTAGAATATAAAATACTAGACGAAGACCTGAATCAGAACGAATACGAAGAAAAAGTAGTAGAAACTAAAAACTTAATTACAGAAGGAGAAATATTTCAATCAGTAATATCCAATGCAGAAAATATCGTGTTAAAGGGAAGTAAACTGCCATTATATGAACATTTAAGAGAAATAAATCCTTCACCATACATGTACCATATAAAACTAGGAGAAAGAGAAATAATCGGATCCAGCCCCGAAATGTTAATGAGACTAGAAAAAGGCATAGTTGAATCTTACCCAATAGCAGGGACAAGACCAAGAGGAAAAAATGAAAAAGAAGATCAAGAATTAGAAGAATCACTACTCAATGATGAAAAAGAATTAGCAGAACATTTAATGTTAGTCGATCTTGCAAGAAATGATATAGGAAAAATAAGCAGAAAAGATTCTGTGAAAGTAGAAGAATTCTATGATATAAAAAAATTTTCCCACGTACAACATATTGTAAGCCATGTGACCGGAGAAATAGCAGAAAACTTAGATGCCATAGATGCTTTCATATCATTATTCCCCGCAGGCACTTTAAGTGGTGCTCCAAAAATAAGAGCAATGGAAATAATAAATCAAAAAGAAAAATATGCAAGAGGACCCTACGGAGGAGCTGTAGGATACTTCTCATTAAATGGAAATGCAGACTTTGCAATAACAATAAGAACATTAACAACATATGGCCAAAGAGCAGAAATACAAGCAGGTGCAGGCATAGTATACGATTCAATACCAACATCAGAATATGAAGAATGTAAAAGGAAAAGACAAGCAATAGTACAAGCATTAAAAGAATCAGGCGTAGAGGTGTCTCAATGA
- a CDS encoding amino acid-binding protein, with amino-acid sequence MWKTTLEKFNKYPSQQKVIKKMLQLGLRVGEDKKIYCNDVEINISSLAKSIETDRRVVVSTVNNILKNKNLKKLFTNIQSAGPVLSNISEELGLGVIEIEGDGQQIGILNKITEMLANQQISIRQVYATDPELSSRPHVTIITNKQVDGTIIPLLLNINGVSKVSMY; translated from the coding sequence ATGTGGAAAACAACACTAGAAAAATTCAACAAATACCCATCACAACAAAAAGTAATCAAAAAAATGTTACAATTAGGATTAAGAGTAGGAGAAGATAAAAAAATATACTGTAATGATGTAGAGATAAACATATCATCATTAGCAAAATCAATAGAAACCGACAGAAGAGTAGTAGTATCCACAGTAAACAACATATTAAAAAACAAAAATTTAAAAAAACTATTCACAAACATACAATCAGCAGGACCAGTACTATCAAACATATCAGAAGAATTAGGACTAGGAGTAATAGAAATAGAAGGAGACGGACAACAAATAGGAATATTAAACAAAATCACAGAAATGCTAGCCAACCAACAAATAAGCATAAGACAAGTATATGCAACAGATCCCGAATTATCAAGCAGACCCCATGTAACAATCATCACCAATAAACAAGTAGATGGAACAATAATACCTCTGTTACTAAATATTAACGGCGTCTCTAAAGTCTCAATGTATTAA
- a CDS encoding HypC/HybG/HupF family hydrogenase formation chaperone — protein sequence MCIAAPAKILEINNNVATCDFGGVKQEAKLDLVEADIGSYVLIHSGYAIEVLTEEAAKESIDTWNDLLQELEDE from the coding sequence ATGTGTATAGCAGCACCTGCAAAAATATTAGAAATAAATAACAATGTAGCTACTTGTGATTTTGGTGGGGTAAAACAAGAAGCAAAATTAGACTTAGTTGAAGCTGACATAGGAAGTTACGTACTCATACACTCAGGATACGCAATAGAAGTACTAACAGAAGAAGCAGCAAAAGAATCAATAGACACTTGGAATGATTTACTACAAGAATTAGAAGATGAATAA
- a CDS encoding metal-sulfur cluster assembly factor, translating to MAEAEIKQQINDKLARIADPHMGISIVDMGLVQNVEVEDKNAKITIKPTNPGCMSVANIAMAAKLEVEKLDEIDLAEITVIDHMMADTINEMINKEE from the coding sequence ATGGCAGAAGCAGAAATTAAACAACAAATTAATGATAAATTAGCACGTATTGCAGATCCTCATATGGGTATTAGTATAGTTGATATGGGACTAGTACAAAATGTTGAAGTTGAAGATAAAAATGCAAAAATTACCATTAAACCTACTAATCCTGGTTGTATGAGTGTTGCAAATATTGCTATGGCTGCTAAATTAGAAGTTGAAAAATTAGATGAAATTGATTTAGCTGAAATTACTGTTATTGATCATATGATGGCTGATACCATTAATGAAATGATTAATAAAGAAGAATAG